The sequence GGACTTACCACTGCTCTGACTACCAACCACCGCGACGTGTGGCAATGATAAATTCATTAAATCACTGCTAACTGGAGCGATGATGTCCTGAAGCTTGTTAAGTATAGGAATCACCGATGAACCGATCGTCGGAAGCTTGACATTGCCGTTTGGTTTTGGCTCTTGTCCCATTGTGGAAGATACAGCGGGAGAATTAGGGATTGGGAGTGGAAATGATAGTGAAGATAGTGTATGATGAGGAGGAGGAAGTAAATGAAAGAGTGTTTGAATGGGAAAGAAGGGAGAGGTCTGGTTTCTTTCGCGGCGAAAGGAATTCATTATTGACTACTTCATCTTCAAGAAGTTGACGATGATTCGGCCCACGGTCTGTCAAGTAATTAATTGGTTGGATtcgattaatattttaataaataattatttaaattttaatgaataaattaattttGGTATTACATCCATTTGTATCCGAGAGTAAAGTAAGTCATCCAtctgaactaaataaaaattattaattgagtttcgttatattttaaaataaatggTAACTGTttgatataaattataataatatattttgaatataaattataataatatttttgttGGTTTAAAATGAGATTGGAAAAATAGATTTAAaattgttcaaccgaatgattttcgataagatcttaattagtgatttttatttagaatGAGGACTTAATTGATGGTTTTTTTGTTAGTTTAGagacctaattgatgatttttttatagtttttatccGAAATTTGTTGTTTGATATGAAAAAAGCATGACGAAAAAATGGATTAAACAAACTTCTTAATTACCGCATTAacttatttaaaaagtttaattgACCTTCTAAATTTATAAAGTGTAATAAgttctttaatttatttatagtGTTTTGATAGCTTTCTCAAAAATACATGTGATATATCAAGAGCAGcaataaaactaaattaaattgttGTAGATATAGATAATAATATTAGTTAACTTATCACAATactgattatttttttaatcacatTTAAATACTAAGTATCttagatatacatatataatattttattttattgtttggaGATTTTTCGGGGATTTTACGGTTGGTTTTTCGGGGGCGGTTTGCGGATCCCCGCGGTTCGGGGATAGTAATATCCACCCCCGCCCAATTATAATATTTGGGGCTAAAATTTCCCCCGTCCCCAGCCCCGCACCCAAAAATCTCGATTTTTATCCGACCCTGTCGGTTCGGATCCCATGATTTTGGTTTTTTTCCACCCCATTACCACCCCTAGCTCGATGGGCATGAATTCATTTGCGACATCAATTATTATAACAAACATAAAAGTAACTATTTGGGAATTGTTGAaaatacaaattttatattaaccTTATACcacctataaaaaaaataacaaaaaaataaaataattaatattataattctaaTCTCACATGGATGTCAAAATGGATTGTTGTATTGTAATCCCCAACCCTTATGAGGGTTTTTTATGATCCTTTTGTAAAGGGGGGTGGCCCCCTTTACAAAAGTCAGATTCAATCCACGATCTACACGAAGGCACTTTCAGGAACTGGTCCGATAACTAGATGATCAAGATCTGAAACTCGAATAAGGTGGAAGGCGCACTTCCCTATTGAATTGCGTTTGCGGGGCTTCTTGCCTCGGCATCTGTCTGTAATAGATACAAGAgagaattacaaaactaacacTTTTCAAGGGGGTAGTTTACATTTCTAACTCATTTTAAAAAactaaccaaaactaacacatttcaacaagTAACTTCCAAATTTGCCACCGTCTTCTTCCTTAACATAACTGTGTGTCTTTGTCTTTcccttctctctctttctcgcgCTCTCTTTCTAAAGAACATAACAATCTACAAAACGACTATGAATACTACAATAATCAATCCGATCCACAGTTCATACaacaaaatttctacaatcatataagtttttcattggtttttactttcattgaaaagatttaaagcTTAGTTCATTCATCGTTAAGATCTAGCAGGTTGTTTCTCTACAAcccaaaatatattatttctcttcagttttcatgtttttactgaTCGTGCGAACCCCAAAAACAGTGGCATTGTTGTCTGAAAATACATTTTGGttggaatatcagtttcagaCATTTTTCTCCGATAGTGTCGATATCTGACAGATACCGACActgtagatatctgtagatatttgtagattGGCGGAAAAAGGGTCGCCTTCTTCCTCCTTTTCCGTTCACCGTTcgccttcttctcctcctcttcctatcgccGTCATTCGCTTCTCCTCCTCTTGCTATCGCCGCCTTTCTCTTCTCCATCTTTTTGAGTGTGACGTCATCGCTTCTCGTTCTAcctcctcttcctatcgcaTCATTTGATACGTTAGAGAGATGAAGTTCTATTTAGGAATAATGAGGACAAACTTGGAAGTTActtgttgaaatgtgttagttttgattagtttttttaaaaggcgctagaaatgtaaactacCCTCTTGAAAAgtgttagttttgtaattctccCAAAAATTATATATGATACAAATATAAAtggaacaaaaataataatgaaagtCAGACAAAGTACCTTGATAAATTGTACTGTCATGTTAGAAATTTACATCTATAATACTTTGTGAATAACAAtaaggacaaaaaaaaatctaaaaaaggAAAATGAACTATAAATTGAAACAAAGTAATCCATATTAATTGGCGTTTGTTTACTCTATTTTTTTCATCCTATTTCTCATTTTAgaaaaaatgagagttttaaatATTTAGTAGGGAACTACTTTTTGCAGGAATTACTTTTTGctttttatacatgaaaaacagttttttccaacagtaaACAGCTAAATCAAACGGTCCCCCGTTAATATTAAGAGCATATGAAACAGAATGAAGCAATTAGCAAAACTAATCTAAAGTTGAATATATGATCATTTTCCAGTTTTTTCTGAACTTTTGCCTCACTTAGGAATCATCTTCCCAAAACAATGACTAAGCCATTAATGGTGATTCAAATTATCCAATTAACACTATTGCATTACACCACATTTATAATAGGATAACggccaaatttaaccctaatgtaCGAAATGAcataaatttaaccctaaattttctaaacagcaaacaacaggtttttccaacaacaaataACAGCTAAACCGAACGTGTCCAATAGCGAATAACAgccttttccaacagcaaacaacaactaAACCAAACGAGCCTGAATTCAGGCATAGGGTTAAGATTAAGAGCATATGAAAAGAATGAAGCAATTAGAtccttttccttttccattTCCAGGTTTTCCTTAACTTTTGCTTCACTTAGAAATCATCTCCCTAAAACAATGACTAAGCCATTAATGGTGATTCAAATTATCCAATTAACACTTTTGCATTACACTACATTTATAATAGGGATAATggccaaatttaaccctaacttACGAAATGACATAAATTCAACCGTAAATTTtctaaacaagatcaattttttgTAACGtaaagctaaaattgatcttgctcaGAAACGCTTTCTAGTTAATTTTGTACCATTTCATACGTTAAGCTAAACTTGCACTTCCCTTGAaatattagagttaaattttATCGTTATCCCTTTATAATcagaaaaattacaaataaaactCTTGTAGTTTCATCAATTTGCAAATAGAAGAATAtagttttactttattttttcgtAAAGGAAAGCATGCATTTTTACCCGGTTCGCAAAAAGGACTTTAACTAACGGTATTAGTCTTCGATGACAAGGCACATTGACTTTGATGATATGATGGTTAAATTATTAAGTTTGCTGACTTTTTGCTAAAGATGCATATTGACTTGATGACCTATGTTGACTAGATTACGTGTCAACGGTGCAGTAATGTTCACCTGGACCCTTAATGAcaaagtgaatttggtcattcaccgctAGATAAACGCTTATTCAAATCCTAGGGTGGAGATGATCTAACGGGGAATGACCATTATATCATGGTCATAAAGGGTCGAGGTGAACACTAATGGTCAACGGTTCAAAATCCTAATTTTgcaaactgtgtacacatgcttttttgccaaaaaacaaaaacacactCTTTTATTTGCAAATCACAACGTTTTATTTGCAATTTTTCCTTTATAATATACACACCTCAGTCTCAAAACTTCAGCCattttttctccttttctttGCTAACAAGTGCATTTGATGCAGAAGCATGAGCTGCCTCGGCTTCTGCCAAAGCTTTGCGAGTCTCTTTCAACTTTCTCATAGCAGCATCATACACCACCTTCTCCTTCTTATTTCTACTTGCCATTTCTTCTAGCTTTTCCACCCGCATTCTCAACTCCTTCATCTCATCGTCGTAAGCGACTAGAACTCGTCGGTCCACCTTCTTTTCCCCTGAGCTTTTGTTCGGTTGCTTTTTCGCAGACACACCGTTCAGTGCTGCATTGTGCATTGCCAGTTGATGATTGATAAGACTGAAAACATCTGGTTTGttttcttcttcgtcttctGCTGCCTTAGCCAGTGCAGCAGACTTCTTATCGCGATTTCTCTTCCCGCCTCTGCTTCGTTTCTTCCCTTGGTTCTCTTTGAtctcctcttctttttgtgATTGTACAGCATGATCAAGTGATTGCTTTGGCGGGAGGACCTTCACGGAAATGGGATTCAACATTCCTTGCCCGGATGCTCCTAAACCCATGCCATTACGGTAGCCCATGCTTGCCATCATCTTAGAAGCAATGCCCCGAGTGTGATTCTCCCACTTCGCGAATATAGCAGTTTCTGTTTGTATGCCCCTTTGTTGAGAGCTGCTCTCGAGAAAACCTATGCCTTCTGTGATCTCTTCTTCGTAGTCACTAGAATCAGATCGACCTGAACTTGAATCACTTTCTTCTCCATCAGCCATCGAAGCATACTCGGACAACATCATTGCTTCACTCTCAAGCTTTGCAGAACTTCCATCATCACGAAAAATAACCTTCCCTACTTTGAGTTCATCATCCCATGATTCAAGTTCAGCTTCCTTCCAAATGCAGAGATTCCAATCTGAAACTGCCCATATACTAGAACCCACTAATGATTGATCCCACACTGTTGAGATGTACTTCTTCAAAGATGACAGTGACACATCAAACCCTACATGTATGAATCCATCTCAAATCTGAAATCAATGTGTTTGAaaatgattaaacaattaaactaTGTAGCATTACATGAATGTATCAGATATAAGCTAAAGCCGAAATGGAAAAGAGCTACAAAAGCTGTTCTACTGCAgtgattaggaacaattgaaATAAAGAACTTCTCAAGCATGCACGCAAATAGGATTGTCAATTTCTAACACGACAACACAATTTACAGAGACAGCCCGTATGAcacgattatcatttttatggaatttatatcatatataatcatgtgGAATATATAGAACACATAACACGACTATGACACAATAAACCGGTTTGACACACCCCTACACATTGAAGAACAATAGCTGCATTGAACGATCTCACTAGTCCATTATCATTCAATAAAGTTGCTGTCCTAATCCCATCCATTCATATCAGACACCCTTGAATGGAATGAGACTACAAATATTACAGATATCCAGAATAATTAGGATCTAGCGATCCACGTATTAGAAGTTATTGCAACATACCATGAGATAAGCGGCAGTTACTAGCAAATCGACATCGTTGTTGGAGAAAAAACTTGCACATCTGCACTTGGGTGCTCTATCATTAGTAAATGAGTATTGTAAACCATAATTAAGTTTTTTACTTTATAAACTAGCTCAATGCAACTTCAGCTATCATTTGTTGTTTAGCTTGACAATAGAGCCCAATCTCCTTAAACTAATTTGTGAGTATAACTATTAATCTGTTTCTGCATTTTCAGCGAAGGTAAAAGGCATTCAAAGAAGGGTTCTGCACAACAGAGATGTTTggataaaagaaagaaaaaaaaaagcaaacattAGATCAAAAAAGTTGTAACTATGGGAATTGGACCCAGCAAgtatggaaaataaataaaaatcaggAAAATGACTCACCAGCATATTTTCTGATGTGGGTGCAAGGAAAGAGATCTTTGCAGTACTTGAATCTACTAGCTGAACAATTTTACCGTTATACCAACGTCCATCACTGTAACGAAATCTGCACTTTGAACCAACAGAGTAGCTTAGCTCCTCCAATGGTTCTGGTTCAACCTCATTCGGATCAAGAGGCTCTATCTTGACATCATCAACAGTATGCTTGGAACCATATAGTGAAGAATCAATTTCCCGTAATAATCGAGTACGCTTTAGGTGAAGAAGTACGTCTTCAGCATCTTTAATCCCCTGAACAAGCTCTTCTTGAACCTGAAACAGAATATGGAATCAAGCAACGAGTGTATTCATAACAAAGTGTGAATACAAAGACACATTGGCTCTTCCTGACTAGTGTTGTACAACAATACCATATACAAACACCTCAACATTAAATTCCACTCCTTTACAAGGCCGGTAGGCTAATTGGTCCGAGCAATGGCACAGCTCCGAGCAGAATTCAGCAAAGAGTGGTAAATGGAAAGGGCACATATGAATGATTGTTCCTCCCAAACCCTAAGTTGATAAGGACTAGGAAGCAAATTGTTCCTCCCAAACCCTAAGTTGATAAAGACTACTATAGAGGACAGAAAGTCTTCGGCGCAGGATCTCTGCAACCCTTGAACCAGTGAACTGTCACTTGGTTTAAACGATCCATCCTAGTCCATCCTGGACCAGGAAGCAGGCATTGTGACACTATAAGGGTTTTATGTGCTCCTACGAAGGTCAGGCTTGATACACAGGGCAATTTCGCGGGACAGTATTGGGAAGTGGCTAACTAGTATTGGCTTAGAGGCATCAACACCAAATGAAAACATAATCTGAAACTATATGAAGCTAAACTCTAATCACCATTTAGAAAGATTCTATTCTCTTCATAGCAAGGTTAACTTCACCAACATTTGATTCTATTGCACAGAGCAATTACATCATTCACATTAACGAAACCCTAGCTGGTTgaaagaaattataaaagaaaagaggaTTACCGAGAGGAGCTCGGCGTTCGAGGGGTCGGAGGTGAGCGCATCGTTCAAGGCAACAAGTGAATCTTTCTGCTCCATTAACTGCGATTCTAGCTGATTCTCTAGTGCTCGTTCTTCTTCCTCGCTCGCCATCGCGGTGCCTGTCTTCTTCTTCGAGATCAATGTAGTGAAGAAATGACTGATTCGGAAATACGTTTCTTCCTTCTTCTAATCTATCCCGCTCTGACGACCTCAACGAGCGTCAGAGTTACATAAACTGTGGCTGCGACCCAAAGGGCGAGCCGATGAGAATCGGAGGAGAAGAAAGCTCGCGACTTGTCgctcaatttatttatttattttaatacaaACGGGGAATCATTTCTAACATGTCGTTTGAAGACAGGGTGTAGTTACAACTAATTTTAGGGTTCTATTCAAGTCGAGCGGAGTTCAACATCGTGTCCATCAACTGCTCATCAATTTTGTTAACGATTTTACCTCcaacaatttattaattatatttattgaattttgggttaaaggtgtaaaaatatcctaACGTTTTGagtaggagcaattttattcctaacatctaaaatggtactCCCTCCATTCTATTATATAGATCATTCTagtaaattagttttttccctaaatataaATCATTCTAGGACTCCAATActtattgcccaatagtgacatgagagagaattatttttttgtattggtatatgtgttttttaatattccaatgcttattgcccaatagtgacatgagagagaattttttttagttaaccaatatatttcttaatttgtgtgaaataccctagaatgacttatataatggaatggagggagtataatTTTATGTCTAACGTTTATagccaagatcaattttacccctaacattcaTAATTTTGGTCacatttcagacactattataaaacacatatatttttgtttcttattttgcaccaatttcatatcaactcgttcaaaaaaatgatttcatattttttgtaatttaataatagaattgaagattaatatttataaattcggtgaattttttgaattttttttttgtctaattcgtacaaaagatagtatatttttttttatttttttcataccctaacatatatttgtgatttgttagtgttaaaatgacgcacgtgcgAATTGTAGATGgaaagattcatgaccgagcagacagtttgatgaattatttctaaaattgacccaaattatcaacgttagggataaaattgttgttacagtaaaacctctataaattaatactctataaattaataaactctttaaaataataatttcttctggtcccgacttgggccagttcaaaaaatgatcaattttaataaattaataagataataattttttggaccaaccctttataaatacattgtgttattacctctataaattaataatttctcaaatacatatgcgaaatatatatagaGATACATACCTAGggtaatttagcaaaatatgaatctatagtattttgttttttcttgaaatttaaatctagttgaatttcatcccTAACTATTCTCAGTACATTCAAAAGTTCCGGTGTAttcttgtcaaattgtaacaaaaaattgtaaagagtggATGATGCTGTAATTGCTCCTTTTTTTTAAACAAGTAATTGCTCCTTTTTGTGACTGGTTTCAAAGCTCGAcattatttcttctaaactttggacttgtgagcattcattgttttcacctaaataatccaatatttgattgaCATTCATTTGATTGGGGTAACCAAGCTGACCAATCATTCCCTCAAGTCCATGAATGTCTTCTTCACTGATTGCTTCCTCTAAATTCGTTGTGATAGATTCATCCCTTGTACGAATTTTGCAATGTTTGAAACAATtcgtaatttaaaatttattaaaaaaaaaaattaaaatcactctataaattaataattattaatttatcgattaattaatatctctataaattaataaaatttcatggtcccaacattataaatttatagaggttttactgtagctaaaaactttaggggtaaaatt comes from Euphorbia lathyris chromosome 8, ddEupLath1.1, whole genome shotgun sequence and encodes:
- the LOC136202573 gene encoding zinc finger CCCH domain-containing protein 18, yielding MASEEEERALENQLESQLMEQKDSLVALNDALTSDPSNAELLSVQEELVQGIKDAEDVLLHLKRTRLLREIDSSLYGSKHTVDDVKIEPLDPNEVEPEPLEELSYSVGSKCRFRYSDGRWYNGKIVQLVDSSTAKISFLAPTSENMLMCKFFLQQRCRFASNCRLSHGFDVSLSSLKKYISTVWDQSLVGSSIWAVSDWNLCIWKEAELESWDDELKVGKVIFRDDGSSAKLESEAMMLSEYASMADGEESDSSSGRSDSSDYEEEITEGIGFLESSSQQRGIQTETAIFAKWENHTRGIASKMMASMGYRNGMGLGASGQGMLNPISVKVLPPKQSLDHAVQSQKEEEIKENQGKKRSRGGKRNRDKKSAALAKAAEDEEENKPDVFSLINHQLAMHNAALNGVSAKKQPNKSSGEKKVDRRVLVAYDDEMKELRMRVEKLEEMASRNKKEKVVYDAAMRKLKETRKALAEAEAAHASASNALVSKEKEKKWLKF